From a region of the Leucoraja erinacea ecotype New England chromosome 6, Leri_hhj_1, whole genome shotgun sequence genome:
- the LOC129698066 gene encoding ras-like protein family member 11A produces the protein MRFHSMSTNLLLVPIPESGDDISNRDTKIAVLGSSTVGKTALIVRFLTKRFIGDYEPNTGNLYSRHVLIEGEQLSLQVQDTPCIQVQGECAHFPDLVSRCSHWAEGFILMYSITDYNSYKLIRPLYQHIRKMHPDTKVPVIIVANKSDLLHARQVQTNDGIQLANELGTTFLEISTRENYGDVYDVFQHIHREVSKLHMNNNGEKRRGSIIPRPKSPNMQDLKRRFKQALSSKVKSSATL, from the exons ATGCGTTTCCATAGTATGTCGACCAACTTGCTGTTAGTCCCGATACCGGAATCCGGCGATGATATCAGCAACAGGGACACCAAGATCGCCGTTTTGGGATCAAGCACAGTTGGGAAAACAG CCTTGATCGTTCGATTCTTAACCAAGAGGTTTATTGGTGACTATGAACCAAATACAG GAAATCTTTATTCAAGGCATGTTCTAATTGAGGGGGAACAACTTTCACTGCAAGTCCAAGACACGCCTTGTATCCAG GTACAAGGTGAATGTGCACATTTTCCTGACCTCGTCTCCAGGTGCAGTCACTGGGCAGAGGGCTTCATCCTGATGTATTCAATAACGGACTACAACAGCTACAAACTGATTCGGCCCTTGTATCAGCATATCCGCAAAATGCACCCCGATACCAAAGTCCCCGTGATCATCGTGGCCAACAAGAGTGACCTGTTGCATGCCAGGCAAGTCCAGACCAACGATGGCATCCAGCTAGCAAATGAACTTGGTACAACCTTCTTGGAGATCTCCACCAGAGAAAACTATGGGGATGTATACGACGTCTTTCAACACATTCACAGGGAGGTTAGCAAGCTACATATGAACAACAATGGAGAAAAACGAAGGGGATCAATTATACCCCGACCAAAGTCCCCAAACATGCAAGACTTAAAACGTCGCTTCAAGCAGGCCCTTTCATCCAAAGTGAAATCTAGTGCCACTTTGTGA
- the rpl21 gene encoding 60S ribosomal protein L21 yields MTNTRGKRRGTRYMFARPFRKHGPVPLSTYFSIYKKGDIVDIKGTGTVQKGMPHKCYHGKTGRIYNVTQHAVGIIINKQVKGKILAKRINVRVEHIKHSKSRDSFLLRVKANELAKKEAKEKGTWIDLKRKPAEPRKAHFVRTKANKPQLLEPIPYEFMA; encoded by the exons ATGACCAACACCAGGGGTAAAAGGAGGGGGACGCGATACATGTTCGCGAGGCCATTCCGCAAACATG GACCTGTTCCCCTTTCTACCTATTTCAGTATCTACAAGAAGGGAGATATTGTTGACATCAAG GGCACGGGCACTGTTCAAAAGGGCATGCCCCACAAATGTTATCATGGGAAGACAGGAAGAATTTATAATGTTACACAACATGCTGTAGGCATTATTATCAACAAGCAAGTCAA GGGCAAGATTCTGGCCAAAAGAATTAATGTGCGTGTCGAGCACATTAAACATTCAAAGAGCAGAGACAGTTTTCTGCTTCGCGTGAAAGCGAATGAACTGGCAAAGAAAGAGGCTAAGGAGAAAGGCACCTGGATCGATCTGAAACGCAAG CCTGCTGAGCCCAGGAAGGCACACTTTGTGCGGACAAAAGCGAACAAGCCGCAGCTGCTGGAGCCCATTCCATACGAGTTCATGGCATAA